Genomic window (Jatrophihabitans sp.):
CAACACTCCTAACGCACCCGTCGCATCAGCCGGCTGCCCCGTCATCACCCGACGGGCAGCCGGCTTTCGTCATGAGCCGACCGACGGCCGCGACACCGGGTCCTCCAGCCGCAGCCGCGGAATCAGCCGCTCGGCGTTGCGTGTGGTCAGGCGGCGCCAGGTGTCGCCATCGGGTTGCGGCGCGGCATCCACCGACGCCACCTGTGACAGCACGCCCGGTCCCGGCGTCCAGCAGTAGTCGCTGCCATAGAGCACCCGCTCGCATCCGAACGCGCGAACCAGGGCCTCGGCGGCATTCGGAAACGGGGTGCCGGCGATGTCGTACCAGAGCTTGCCGAGCTGCTCCGACACCGGCCGGCCACCGGCCAGCCCACCTGCTACGCCGCCGGGCAACATCTCGCCGAACAGCTGGATCCGCTCGGCAAGGACGGGCAACGCGCCGCCGCTGTGCGAGAAGATCCAATCAATGTCGGGGTAGCGGGTCAGCACTCCCCGCAGCACCAGATCGCTGGCCGTCCGGGCCGAGTCGAAGAGGAACTCCAACATCGGCCTCGGCCGGTTCAGCGACACGGCCTGCCAGTTCGGCGGTGACACCGGGTGCACGAAGACCGTCGCGCCGCGGCGATCCAGCTCGGCGTACACCGGTTCGTACCGCTCGTCTCCCAGATAGACCCCGTGCGCGTTGCTGAGCAGCGCTACCCCGTCCGAGCCCAGGACGTCGAGGGCGTAGGCCAATTCGACAAGCGAGCCGCTGACATCGGGGAACGGCAACGACGCGAAGTGCCCGAACCGGCCAGGATGAGCGTGCACCTGCTCGATCCCGAATTCGTTCAAGCACCGGCTCAGCCGCCGAGCCGCCTCGTCGTCGCCGAAGTGGGTTCCGGGCGAGGACACCGACAGCATCGAGGTCCGCACCCCGGCCTGATCCATCAGGGCGAGGTGCTCAGCGGCGCTCCAGCTCGCCCAGCGCGGCATCCCTTCCGGCTGCTGGTGGCCGGCGCGGGTGGCCTCAAGGACGTACTCCTCGGTGACGAAGTGGGAATGCACGTCGATGAGATCGGTCACGCCACGCCCTTTCAGAGAGGCGCCGGAAGATGTCTTCTCCGACAGCGCGATTGTCATCGGAGGACTCCGGGAGCTGCGACTTCATGCCTGCCCTGTCCCTGCCTGCGGCGCAATTGCGGAGATGCGCCGAGGCGCCCGCTGGCACCAGCCTGTGACAAAGCGCCGACCTCCCGTTCGGGCTGCCAATCGACAGGACCAGGCGACTGAGCCGCGTCAATGAGGAAGGCTTCGCTTTGACTCCTGAAGGTGAGCACGGCCAGCTCGAGCCTGTCGCGATCATCGGAATGGGTTGCCGGTTTCCCGGTGGAATCACTTCCCCGGGCGCCTTCTGGCAGCTGCTGCAGGACAACCTCGACGCCCTGGGCGAGGTGCCGGCGCACCGCTGGCAGTCCTACGCGGCAAGGGGCCCCGACTACGCTAGAGCGGTCGGGCGGGCCATCAAGTACGGCGGATACCTCGATGACATCGAGGGTTTCGACGCGGACTTCTTCGGAATCTCGCCACGCGAGGCCGAACTCATGGACCCTCAGCAGCGGGTGAGCCTCGAAGTCGCCTGGGAGACCCTGGAAAACGCCGGCATCGCGCCGAGCAGCCTGGCCGGCAGCGACACCAGCGTGTTCATGGGGGTCTGCTGCGACGACTACGGGCGCAGGCTGCTGGAAGACCTGCCGCGGTTGGAGGCCTGGACGGGCATCGGCTCGTCGATGTGCGCCGTGGCCAACCGGGTCTCCTACGCCCTGGACCTGCGCGGTCCCAGCGTGGTGATCGACACCGCCTGCTCGGCATCGCTGGTCGCGGTGCACCAGGCCTGCCAGAGCCTGCGATCCGGTGAGACCTCACTCGCCCTGGCCGGCGGGGTGATGCTGGTGGCCAGCCCGAGCTTCGCGCTGGTACTCGACGCTGCCGGCGCGCTCTCACCCGACGGGACCTCGAAGGCCTTCGACGCCGCGGCCAATGGATACGTGCGCAGCGAGGGATGCGCGGTGCTGGCGCTGAAGCGGCTCGCCGACGCCCACCGTGACGGCGACCAGGTGCTCGCCGTCGTGCGCGGCAGCGCCGTGTGCCAGGACGGCCGGACCAACGGCATCATGGCGCCCAGCGAGGACGCGCAGGCCCACCTGGTGCGGCAGGCCTGCCGCAACGCCGGGGTGTCCCCGGCCTCGATTGACTATGTGGAAGCGCACGGAACCGGAACCAGCGTGGGCGATCCCATCGAGATCCGGGCGCTGACCGCCACCGTCGGCGCTGACCGGGACCCTGGCCGGCCCTGCCTGATCGGCTCGGTGAAGACCAACATCGGCCACCTGGAGGCTGCCTCCGGAGTGGCGGGAATCATCAAGCTGGTGCTGTCCCTGCGCGCGGGCGAGATTCCGGCGACCCTGTCGCGGGCCGGGCTCAACCCGAACATCGACTGGGACGGCTCGGGCCTCGAGGTCGTCGCCGAGAACACCGCCTGGCCCGAGTCCGGCGAGCATCCGCGCCGGGGCGGGGTCGGGAACTACGGCTACGGCGGGACGCTCGCGCACGTGATCGTCGAGCAGGCGCCCCCGGTGCTCCGGGCTGCCGTCCGTTCTGCCCCGGTCGCGGGGGAACTGCTGTTCCCGCTGTCCGGAGCGTCCGTCGCCGGCCTGCGGGCCAACGCCGCCCAACTGGCCGACTGGCTCAGAGCCGACGAGGACACCCCGCTCACCGCGATCGGCCACACCCTCGCGGCCGGACGATCCGCCCTCGGCACGCGGGCCTGCGTGGTAGCCGGGGACCGCGCGGAGCTGGCCGGTCGGCTGGACCAGCTTGCGGCCGGCCGGCCGGCCGCCGGCCTCAGCTCGGGGCAGGTGCTGCGCGGCGCGACGCCGCCGGCCGCGGTCTGGGTGTTCTCCGGGCACGGGGCCCAGTGGTCGGGAATGGGCCGTGACCTGCTGCGCACCGAGCCGCTGCTCGGCGCGACCTTCGACGAGATCGAGGAGATCTACCAGGCCGAGCTGGGGTTCTCGCCCCGGCAGGCGGTGCTGGACGGTGACCTTGGCGATGTCGGCCAGATCCAGGCGATGACCTTCGCCATGCAGGTGGGCCTGGCCCGCATCTGGCGCGGGTACGGCCTGGAGCCGGCCGCGATCATCGGCCACTCGGTCGGCGAGATAGCGGCCACGGTCGCCGCCGGCATGCTGGAGCTGACCGATGCCGCCCGACTGATCTGCCGCCGCTCGCGGCTGCTGCGACGAGTGGCGGGACAGGGCGCGATGGCAATGGTGAACCTGCCGTTCGAGCAGGCCGAGGCCAGACTGGCCGGCCGCGCGGACGTGACCGCCGCCATCGCGGCATCGCCGGTGTCCACCGTACTCAGCGGCAGCGCCGCCGCGGTGGAGCAGCTGCTGGAGCAGTGGCCGGCCGAGGGCCTGACACTGCGGCGGGTGAACTCCGACGTGGCTTTTCACAGCGCGCAGATGGACGATCTGGTTCCGGACCTGCTCGCCGGGGCGGCCGACCTGCCAGCCCAGCCGGGCCGGAGCGCGGTCTACAACACCGCGCTCGCCGATCCACGGGCCAACCCGCCGCGCGACGCCGGTTACTGGGCGGCCAACCTGCGCAACCCGGTCCGGTTCGCCGAGGCGATCGGCGCCGCGATCGACGACGGCCACCGGATCTTCCTGGAGGTGTCGACCCATCCCGTGGTGGCGCACTCGATCATGGAGACGCTGGCGGCTCGCCAGCTGACCGACGGCGTCGTGGTCGCCACGCTCAAGCGCGATCGTCCCGAACGGCCCACGCTGCTGGACAACCTGGGCGTCCTGCACTGCCTGGGGGTCGGGCTGGACTGGTCCGCCCTGTACCCCGACCGGGAATTGGCAGGGCTGCCCACCACGGCCTGGCAGCACCGGCGTTACTGGGTCGATGCCGTCCAGGCGGAGCCGCAGGGGCACCTGCAGCACGACGTCGACAGCCACACCGTGCTCGGTCACCACACCCTGGTGCAGGGCAGCTCACCGGTGTCGCTGTGGCAGACCCGGATCGACGACTTCAGCCGCCCCTACCCCGGCGGGCACAAGGTGCTCGACACCGAGATCCTGCCGGCCGCCGTGGTGCTGACCACCTTCCTCGCGGCCGCCGGCGGATCAGGTCTCACCGATGTCGTGCTGCGGGTGCCGATCGCCCTTACCACGCAACGCGATCTGCAGGCCGTCCGGCAGGACGACTCGCTGCGGCTGAGCTCGCGGCTGGCCGGCCAGGCCAGCGACCAGTCCTGGCTCACCCACTCCACGGCCGAGGTCGCGAAGGCGCAGGACCGGGACGCCGGCCGGCTGGCGCCCGCGCTGATCGACGCCGGCACCGACGAGCTCGATCCGGGCTGCGTGATGGGCCGGCTGAACGACATCGGCGTGGTCGGCATCGGCTTTCCGTGGCAGGCGCTGGCGGTTCGCCGCTCTGCCGAGCACCTGCTGGTCAGGATGGCCGCGGACCCGGACCGGCTGATGGCCACCGCGACCTGGGGCTCGCTGTTCGACGGCGGGCTGTCAGCGGCGCCGATCCTGTTTCCCGGCCTGCCACGGCTGCGGATGCCGAGCCGGCTGAGCGAGGTGAGCGTGCACGGCGATCCGCCGGCAGAGGCGATCGTCAGCGTCCGGCTGGTCGATGTGCAGTGGGGCGAAGGCCAGGACCGCGACCAGGCCGAGGACGTCGAGGTGGACGTCACGATCGCCGACCTGGACGGGGCCGTGCTCGCCGAGATGCTCGGGGTGCACTTCGGGGTGGTTCAGCAGGCGGCGCTTCCCGAACCGGGAGCATCAGAGGGCGTGCGCGACCAGCTGGACCAGCAGTGGCACGAGCTGCCGGCCCCCGAGCTTGCCGGCTACGTCGACTCGGCGGTGCGGGGGGTGGTGTCGTCCGAGCTGCGGATGGACCCCACCGATCTCGACGTGCACCGCCCGCTGTCGGAGATGGGGGTCGACTCGTTGCTCAGCGAATCGATCCGGCAGCAGCTGAACCGGCGATTCGGGATCGCGCTGCCCAGCAGCCTGCTCTGGGACCGGCCCAGCGTGGCGGCGGTGGCCGAGTTCCTGGCGGATTCGCTGCTCAACTCCCGCGCCTCGGCGGACGAGCGCCCCGCGGCCTGAGGAGGCGTCGATGACCACAGCAAGCGCGCCGTACGTCGAGATGATGCGGATGCTGCACGCGCCGCTGATCACCCAGGCGTTGGTGGTGGCCGCCGAACTTGGAATCGCGGACCTCCTCACCGGCGGGCCGCGCACCGTGGAGAGCCTGGCCGCCGAGGTCGAGGTGGACGCGGACGGCCTGTACCGGGTGTTGCGGGCGCTGGCCGGATCAGGGGTGTTCTGCGAGGTGTCGGCGCGCACCTTCGGCTCCACCCCGCTGGCCGACACCCTGCGGGCCGGCGGCGAGCACTCGCTGCGCAACTGGGCGCGGTTGTGGGGTTTGCCCGAGCGGCACGCCGCGATCGGTGACCTGCTGCACAGCGTCCGCACCGGGCAGCCGTCGTTCGAGCACCTGCACGGCCTGAGCTGGTGGGCGCAGCTGGCCACGCGGCCGGACCAGGCCGCGGTGTTCGACGCCGCGATGGGCGATCTGGCCCGCCGGCTGCACGCGGCCACCGTGGATGCCTATGACCTGTCCGGAGTGGGGAGGCTGCTGGACATCGGCGGCGGCCGAGGGCACCTGGTGGCGGCCCTGCTGCGCCGGTACCCGCACCTGCGGGCTGCCGTCTTCGACCAGCCCGAGGTGGTGCGCCACGCTTGGAAGGTGCTGGCCGGCGCCGGGGTGGCCGACCGCGGCGAGGTGATCAGCGGCGACTTCTTCACCTCGGTGCCCGCCGGCGCCGACGCCTACCTGATGTCGATGATCCTGCACGACTGGAACGACGCCCAGGTGGTCGGCATCCTGACGAACACCCGGCAGGCCATGGGAGAGCACAGCGAGCTTCTGGTGGTCGACGCCATCGTGCCACCCGGAAACACCGCGCACGACGGCAAGTTGCGCGATCTGATCATGCTCACCCTGCACCCCGGCCGCGAACGCACCGAGGCCGAGTTCGCCGCGCTGTTCGCCCGGGCCGGCCTGCGGCTGCGCGAGACTCGAGAAGTGGCCGCGTCCACCGGGCTGCTGGTGGCGGTCCGGGCGTCCTAGCCGCCGGCGCGGACCGAGCCGGCTGGCGCGGACCGAGCCGCCGGCGCGGACCTAGCCGCCGGCGCGGTTACCGGTCACCGCGCCGCTGATCCACCTGGTCACCGGATGGCTGGCGTCGAATCGCGGCCGGTGCGGCCGGCTGGACCAGACGGTCTCCGGCCGGCGCTGCAGCAGCACCAGCTCCCGGCCGGCCGGCTGGTCCTGCTCGACTGCGAACTCCAGGTCCTGCGGGCAGCCCTGTTGCCGCTCGATCTGCTTGCCCAGCCGGGCCAGCGAGATCACCTGCGCGTCGGTCAGGCAGGGCTGCGCCCAGCGTGCCGGGTCGACGCCGACAGCAGCGCCGCCGCGGCGGTACTCGATCCGCTTGTCGCCGGGCGTGAACTCCACAATGCCGAGTCCCACCTTGTCGATCACCCAGCGGTCCGGGGTGACCTCGCCGCCGACCACGGCCAGGCCCAGGCCCCAGCTCGCCTCGATCACGATCCGGGACCGGTCTCCGGTGACGGGTGAGATGGTGAACATCACCCCGGCCGCGCGGGCTCGCACCGTCCGCTGCACGACCACCGCCATCTCGACGGCGGCCGGGTCCAGGCCGCTGTTGCGGGCATAGCCGATGGCCTGGGCCGCGAAAACGCTGCTCCAGCAGCGCCGCACATGGGCCAGCACGTCCTCAGCCCCAACGACGTCCACCCAGGTCTGGAACTCTCCGGCGAAGCTGGCCGTCGCCGAATCCTCAGCGGTGGCGCTGGATCGGACCGCGACATCGAGGTCGGCGACGCCGGACTGCTCGCACAGGCGTTGATAACGCTGCCTGATCTCGGCGTCCACCGCCGCCGGGGTCGGGGCCGCCGCCAGCTGTGCTCCGAGCTGGTCGGCGGCCGCGGCCGGATCGCCGCCTTCGAGCGCGGCGACCACGGCGGCCCGCAATCCCGACTCGTCGAGAAAGGCGCGGTAGGCCGCGGCGCCGATGGCGAACCCCGGGGCCACCGGCAGCCCTGCCGCGCAGAGCCCGGCCAGGCCCGCGGCCTTGCCTCCGAACTCGCGCGGGTCCCGGCAGGCCGGATCGTCCAGCCCTCTGGTGAATGCCGCCGGCACGGCTGAATGCGCCGCGCTCACACCGCCTGCCCGGCCGCCGCGGACAGCACCACGACCTCACCGGTGGTGCCGTCCAGGCGAACCCGGTCACCGGTCTGCAGCCGCATGGTGGCGAACCCGGTGCCGACCACGGCGGGCAGCCCGTACTCGCGGCAGACGATCGCGGCGTGACTCATCATGCCGCCGATGTCGGTGACCACTCCGGCGGCGACCGAGAACGCCGGCCCCCAGGACGGGGCGGTGATCGGGCAGACCAGCACCTCGCCCGGACGCAGGTCACCCAGGTCGCGCTCGGAACGCAGCAACCGCACCGAACCCTCCACGACGCCCGGCGAGGCTCCGATCCCGGTCAGGTTGTCGGCCGCGCCGCCGTCCTGATCCAGGCCCAGCCAGGCCGCGACCCGCTCGGTGGTGACGCCGTAGTTCATGATCGCGAACGGGTCGACCACCTCCTCGGGTGCGGGCCCGTACGCGGGCAGCGGATTGGCGGCCTGCAGCGCGGCCACGATCGGCCGGCGCCGGTCGATCTCGGCGGCCCAGCGCTGGACGCCCCGCTGTGGAACGCCGATCGCCCAGGACTGGACGATGTCGTGCAGCACCTGCTCGAGTTCGAAGCGATTGAAGAAGAACACGTCGTCGCGCTGCCGGGTGAACCCCGAGGCCACCAGGAAGTCCCCGAGCTCCCAGAGCTTATGCCAGAACACCGAGTGCGCCCAGTGCTCGATGTAGATGTTGTGCTCTTCGATGTAGGGATACACCTGCCGGGACAGCCCCAGCAGCTCGTCGAACTGGACGGCCTCCTCGTCGGTGAGCAGGCTGCGGTACTCGGCGACGATCTCGTCGCGCTCGGCCAGCAGCCGGGCCACCGGCCGCTCGATCTCCTCACCCGCCTGCAGCCTGCCGATGTAGCGGGCGATTCCGGTCAGCGGGATCGCCGGATTGCTGAGCCAGGTGTCCTGGTCGTGGGTGAAGCCGTACTCGGCGAAGTAGTTGAACCACGGGTCCTTGGCGGTGTCATAGGCCTGCTGCCACTTCTGTCCGTCAGCCGTGCCGGCCAGTGCCGCGAAGGTCTTCTCCGGATCATCGCCCACGATAAGGTCGTGCACGCCCAATTCGCAGGCCAGCCGGGCAAGGGTCCGCAGCTCCTCGTCCGGCCGGAAGGCGAG
Coding sequences:
- a CDS encoding amidohydrolase family protein, producing MTDLIDVHSHFVTEEYVLEATRAGHQQPEGMPRWASWSAAEHLALMDQAGVRTSMLSVSSPGTHFGDDEAARRLSRCLNEFGIEQVHAHPGRFGHFASLPFPDVSGSLVELAYALDVLGSDGVALLSNAHGVYLGDERYEPVYAELDRRGATVFVHPVSPPNWQAVSLNRPRPMLEFLFDSARTASDLVLRGVLTRYPDIDWIFSHSGGALPVLAERIQLFGEMLPGGVAGGLAGGRPVSEQLGKLWYDIAGTPFPNAAEALVRAFGCERVLYGSDYCWTPGPGVLSQVASVDAAPQPDGDTWRRLTTRNAERLIPRLRLEDPVSRPSVGS
- a CDS encoding beta-ketoacyl synthase N-terminal-like domain-containing protein, coding for MTPEGEHGQLEPVAIIGMGCRFPGGITSPGAFWQLLQDNLDALGEVPAHRWQSYAARGPDYARAVGRAIKYGGYLDDIEGFDADFFGISPREAELMDPQQRVSLEVAWETLENAGIAPSSLAGSDTSVFMGVCCDDYGRRLLEDLPRLEAWTGIGSSMCAVANRVSYALDLRGPSVVIDTACSASLVAVHQACQSLRSGETSLALAGGVMLVASPSFALVLDAAGALSPDGTSKAFDAAANGYVRSEGCAVLALKRLADAHRDGDQVLAVVRGSAVCQDGRTNGIMAPSEDAQAHLVRQACRNAGVSPASIDYVEAHGTGTSVGDPIEIRALTATVGADRDPGRPCLIGSVKTNIGHLEAASGVAGIIKLVLSLRAGEIPATLSRAGLNPNIDWDGSGLEVVAENTAWPESGEHPRRGGVGNYGYGGTLAHVIVEQAPPVLRAAVRSAPVAGELLFPLSGASVAGLRANAAQLADWLRADEDTPLTAIGHTLAAGRSALGTRACVVAGDRAELAGRLDQLAAGRPAAGLSSGQVLRGATPPAAVWVFSGHGAQWSGMGRDLLRTEPLLGATFDEIEEIYQAELGFSPRQAVLDGDLGDVGQIQAMTFAMQVGLARIWRGYGLEPAAIIGHSVGEIAATVAAGMLELTDAARLICRRSRLLRRVAGQGAMAMVNLPFEQAEARLAGRADVTAAIAASPVSTVLSGSAAAVEQLLEQWPAEGLTLRRVNSDVAFHSAQMDDLVPDLLAGAADLPAQPGRSAVYNTALADPRANPPRDAGYWAANLRNPVRFAEAIGAAIDDGHRIFLEVSTHPVVAHSIMETLAARQLTDGVVVATLKRDRPERPTLLDNLGVLHCLGVGLDWSALYPDRELAGLPTTAWQHRRYWVDAVQAEPQGHLQHDVDSHTVLGHHTLVQGSSPVSLWQTRIDDFSRPYPGGHKVLDTEILPAAVVLTTFLAAAGGSGLTDVVLRVPIALTTQRDLQAVRQDDSLRLSSRLAGQASDQSWLTHSTAEVAKAQDRDAGRLAPALIDAGTDELDPGCVMGRLNDIGVVGIGFPWQALAVRRSAEHLLVRMAADPDRLMATATWGSLFDGGLSAAPILFPGLPRLRMPSRLSEVSVHGDPPAEAIVSVRLVDVQWGEGQDRDQAEDVEVDVTIADLDGAVLAEMLGVHFGVVQQAALPEPGASEGVRDQLDQQWHELPAPELAGYVDSAVRGVVSSELRMDPTDLDVHRPLSEMGVDSLLSESIRQQLNRRFGIALPSSLLWDRPSVAAVAEFLADSLLNSRASADERPAA
- a CDS encoding methyltransferase codes for the protein MTTASAPYVEMMRMLHAPLITQALVVAAELGIADLLTGGPRTVESLAAEVEVDADGLYRVLRALAGSGVFCEVSARTFGSTPLADTLRAGGEHSLRNWARLWGLPERHAAIGDLLHSVRTGQPSFEHLHGLSWWAQLATRPDQAAVFDAAMGDLARRLHAATVDAYDLSGVGRLLDIGGGRGHLVAALLRRYPHLRAAVFDQPEVVRHAWKVLAGAGVADRGEVISGDFFTSVPAGADAYLMSMILHDWNDAQVVGILTNTRQAMGEHSELLVVDAIVPPGNTAHDGKLRDLIMLTLHPGRERTEAEFAALFARAGLRLRETREVAASTGLLVAVRAS
- a CDS encoding PEP/pyruvate-binding domain-containing protein gives rise to the protein MPAAFTRGLDDPACRDPREFGGKAAGLAGLCAAGLPVAPGFAIGAAAYRAFLDESGLRAAVVAALEGGDPAAAADQLGAQLAAAPTPAAVDAEIRQRYQRLCEQSGVADLDVAVRSSATAEDSATASFAGEFQTWVDVVGAEDVLAHVRRCWSSVFAAQAIGYARNSGLDPAAVEMAVVVQRTVRARAAGVMFTISPVTGDRSRIVIEASWGLGLAVVGGEVTPDRWVIDKVGLGIVEFTPGDKRIEYRRGGAAVGVDPARWAQPCLTDAQVISLARLGKQIERQQGCPQDLEFAVEQDQPAGRELVLLQRRPETVWSSRPHRPRFDASHPVTRWISGAVTGNRAGG